Proteins from one Setaria italica strain Yugu1 chromosome V, Setaria_italica_v2.0, whole genome shotgun sequence genomic window:
- the LOC101764893 gene encoding threonine--tRNA ligase, mitochondrial 1: MLVCLRRGLSLVRQHTPRFLPSPPLRPARLFLHHLPAADGMGESSAAGKDAKGKGKAKAKAPAAASALVVTRDDSYLEAVTQTRIRKFEEIQARQALERLNIGGELIKVTLPDGAIKEGKKLITTPMDIAKEISSGLAASCLIAKVDETLWDMGRPLEGDCKLQLFKFDSNEGRDTFWHSSAHILGESLERVYGCKLCIGPCTTRGEGFYYDAYYNDLTLNEEHFGIIESQAQKAVAEKQPFERIEVSRAEALEMFAENKFKVEIINELPEDKTITVYRCGPLVDLCRGPHIPNTSFVKAFACLKASSSYWRGKADRESLQRVYGISFPDSKRLKEYKHFLEEAKKRDHRTLGLAQELFFFHPLSPGSCFFLPHGARVYNKLMDFMRQQYRDRGYQEVLSPNIYNMQLWETSGHAANYKENMFVFEIEKQEFGLKPMNCPGHCLMFNNRVRSYRELPLRMADFGVLHRNELSGALTGLTRVRRFQQDDAHIFCREDQIKDEVKGVLEFINYVYEIFGFKYELELSTRPEKYLGDIETWNKPEQQLTEALNEFGMPWQINEGDGAFYGPKIDIGVFDALKRKFQCATLQLDFQLPLRFKLSYSAEDEAKIERPVMIHRAILGSVERMFAILLEHYNGKWPLWLSPRQAIVCSVSSGSVEYAKQVLARLHEAGFHVDIDMSDRTIQKKVREAQVAQFNYTLVVGAQEAETGNVSVRVRGSDGLATMSLDGLITRFREEIAAFK, encoded by the exons ATGCTAGTGTGCCTCCGGCGAGGCCTCTCGCTCGTCCGGCAGCACACCCCCCGcttcctcccctcgccgcctcTCCGTCCCGCCCgcctcttcctccaccacctccccgccgccgacggGATGGGTGAGAGCTCTGCAGCCGGGAAGGACgcgaaggggaaggggaaggccAAGGCCAAGGCTCCCGCCGCGGCTTCGGCCCTGGTCGTCACGCGCGACGACTCCTACCTGGAAGCCGTCACGCAGACGAGGATCCGCAAGTTCGAGGAGATCCAGGCAAGGCAGGCCCTCGAGCGGCTCAACATCGGCGGCGAGCTTATCAA GGTAACTCTACCTGATGGCGCTATCAAGGAAGGGAAGAAGCTGATAACAACGCCAATGGATATTGCTAAGGAGATATCAAGTGGATTGGCAGCTAGTTGTTTGATAGCTAAAGTGGACGAAACACTCTGGGATATGGGGAGGCCACTGGAAGGTGACTGTAAACTGCAATTGTTCAAGTTTGATAGCAATGAAGGCCGTGACACCTTCTGGCACTCAAGTGCTCATATTCTTGGAGAG TCTCTTGAGAGAGTATATGGCTGCAAGCTGTGCATTGGGCCTTGCACTACAAGAGGAGAG GGTTTCTACTATGATGCTTACTACAATGATCTGACATTGAATGAGGAGCACTTTGGTATCATTGAAAGCCAAGCTCAAAAGGCTGTTGCG GAAAAGCAGCCATTTGAACGCATTGAGGTCAGCAGGGCAGAAGCTCTTGAAATGTTCGctgaaaataaatttaag GTTGAAATCATTAATGAGTTGCCCGAGGACAAGACCATTACAGTATATAGATGTGGTCCTTTAGTTGATCTATGCCGTGGACCACACATCCCGAATACTTCATTCGTCAAAGCTTTCGCCTGTCTGAAG gcgtcatcatcatattggaGAGGAAAAGCTGACCGCGAAAGCCTGCAGAGAGTATATGGAATTTCTTTCCCTGATTCTAAACGCCTCAAG GAATATAAACATTTTTTAGAGGAGGCTAAGAAACGTGATCATAGGACACTAGGGCTGGCGCAGGAACTCTTCTTTTTCCATCCACTTAG CCCTGGAAGCTGCTTCTTCCTTCCACATGGTGCTAGGGTATATAACAAACTGATGGACTTTATGCGACAGCAGTATAGAGATAGAGGATACCAAGAG GTGTTGAGCCCAAATATTTACAATATGCAACTTTGGGAAACTTCTGGACATGCTGCAAACTACAAGGAGAATATGTTCGTTTTTGAG ATTGAGAAACAAGAGTTTGGACTGAAGCCAATGAATTGCCCTGGCCACTGTCTAATGTTTAATAATAGAGTTCGTTCATACAGAG AGTTGCCTCTTCGCATGGCTGATTTTGGAGTTCTTCATAGAAACGAGCTTAGTGGTGCACTTACAGGTTTGACACGTGTTAGGAGATTCCAGCAG GATGATGCTCATATCTTTTGCAGAGAGGACCAA ATCAAGGATGAAGTTAAGGGTGTTTTGGAGTTCATCAATTATGTTTATGAGATATTTGGCTTCAAATATGAGTTGGAGTTGTCTACG AGGCCAGAGAAGTATTTAGGTGACATTGAAACCTGGAACAAACCCGAGCAACAACTGACAGAAGCCTTGAATGAATTTGGGATGCCATGGCAG ATTAATGAAGGAGATGGTGCTTTCTATGGTCCCAAAATTGATATTGGTGTGTTTGATGCCCTCAAGAGGAAATTTCAATGTGCAACCCTACAG CTGGATTTTCAGCTCCCCCTTCGCTTCAAGCTGAGTTACTCTGCCGAGGATGAAGCCAAAATTGAAAGGCCTGTGATGATACACAGGGCAATCCTAGGATCTGTTGAAAGGATGTTTGCCATTCTTTTGGAGCATTACAATGGTAAATGGCCCTTGTGGCTAAGCCCTCGCCAGGCCATTGTTTGCTCCGTATCTTCTGGTTCAGTGGAATATGCAAAACAG GTTCTTGCCAGGCTACATGAAGCTGGTTTTCATGTTGACATTGACATGAGTGACAGAACAATCCAAAAGAAG GTACGGGAAGCCCAAGTGGCCCAATTCAACTACACTCTTGTTGTAGGTGCTCAAGAGGCAGAGACTGGAAAT GTATCCGTTAGGGTAAGAGGTAGTGATGGCCTAGCCACGATGAGTCTTGATGGTCTCATCACACGTTTCAGGGAGGAAATAGCAGCTTTCAAATGA
- the LOC101765563 gene encoding uncharacterized protein LOC101765563 — translation MDGGGGGGGYSPRFQRQASCSCAPSISRRGFVRGGFDLDGDDYYYYDDIFHSSSGGGAAAYDKVDGHYPAGTQRLSARARLRGLWRRIMREKKRILLCTTGCVPAAAPPHREPYDAYSYAQNFDDGAAWVEPENLSRSFSARFAVPSRVLQRVAV, via the coding sequence atggacggcggcggcggcggcggcggctacagCCCGCGGTTCCAGCGCCAGGCCTCCTGCTCCTGCGCCCCCTCCATCTCCCGCCGGGGTTTCGTCCGCGGCGGCTTCGACCTTGACGGCGACGACTACTACTACTACGACGACATCTTCcactcctcctccggcggcggcgccgccgcgtacGACAAGGTCGACGGGCACTACCCCGCCGGGACCCAGCGGCTGTCCGCGCGCGCGAGGCTGAGGGGCCTGTGGCGCCGCATCATGcgggagaagaagcggatcctgCTCTGCACCACCGGCtgcgtgccggcggcggcgccgccgcaccggGAGCCCTACGACGCGTACAGCTACGCGCAGAACTTCGACGACGGCGCGGCGTGGGTGGAGCCAGAGAACCTCTCGCGATCCTTCTCCGCGCGCTTCGCCGTCCCCTCCAGGGTGCTGCAGAGGGTCGCCGTGTAG